In Carassius gibelio isolate Cgi1373 ecotype wild population from Czech Republic chromosome B17, carGib1.2-hapl.c, whole genome shotgun sequence, the genomic stretch ATTCTATAATTGTCTGTTTAATGGTTGTTTCCATTGTCCACACAACTGCAATAGCCTTTGAAGTAAAAATCTACAGAGAAATTTACTTGGTTCAACAAAATAGTtcgataaacaaataaatgactaAATCAGAGTCAATGTTGGCGCTAACTTAATCTTAGCACCTTAATGAATGGCTTTTATAAAGGTTAGttttcaaaacaataaacaaGATGTCTCCCAAAAAGAATTAACTAAGGTTTTCAAGCacacagagtaaaaaaaataataataataaaataaattgagtgGCAATGAGTGAAAAGAGGAAGTGAGGTTTGTGGTTGAATTGTGCCTCCAGAGCCATAAACACTCAAGGTTGTTGGCCTTACATAGAAATGAATGCAGTCAGGTCCACTTCACTAATGAAAGAAGTCATGACTATTCTTCAGtgaaatacataaacacacacacagcagccgcACACATGTACACACCCCACACAAAAACTCACATAAACACCAGAAGCTATCAAATTAATTTCCGAAGCAGTGCAGTTTAAATCGGAATCTCTTCTGCAGCCCTGACCCGCTGCCAATGTATATTTAATCAAGATGAATGACCTTTTTTGCAGTCTTTGTGTTTTCCGCAGCCCGACCAATGAAATGCATGGCCTACGCTTTAAGTGATTGCTTCTGGAAGGCAAGGGAGCGGATTCATTCATTTCAGGACACTGAAATGTTTTCACAAACACGGATACAATGTCGTGGTAAGAAGATTATCGCAGTAACCATTTGAACCATGATGTAAAGAAGGTTGGGACATGTCTGAGGAATCTTCTGTCTGCCATATTTCAAACCTCCCCCAGTCTTAAAGAAACtaaatgacacagaacaacaTCAGAATATAGCTTGGCGTCTATGTATGATATAACTTGTTTGCTTGAACATTATGTAAGGACTCCTCCACTTCACGTCAGGGTTCTGATGACACTGTCAGGGTTCATTTTGCGATAATGACCAGCTTCCAGTATATTATCCAGCATTATTACACAGCCAAAATGCACAAAACAACCATTCTAGCAACACAACAAAcaagtattttataaatatatatttcaaaaattataattcaaaatactagccaaaaatttaaattataataaaataacattaatgacTTGTATTCACCTGATGTCATAATTCTCAACCCATAAATATGAACTTCCCAGGACAACCTGAACACACCATGATATACAGTACGTACAATGTTACCATGGATGACTGTAAATATTAGGAAATACTGCTGAACGCTgccattggccaatcagaatcaagaataCCAGTTATTAAACCATCCAAGAAAAGCATACCGCACACCTCTTGCAATCCTCTCTGCATCCAACCATCCATTCTAAAGATATTCCAGTCACATTGTATGCTCTGTAGGGAAAACAAGAGGTACATGACCAGATCCCTGAACCAAGTCAAAGGCTCTTGTATGGACTCCTATGCACTTCCTATAGTCTCCCAATACAATGTCATTTAACAACAAGTCAAACAGATTACTCATATgcatatactgtaataaaaatatagGAGAGAGTCTGTATGACATCTGTATCCATATCATTTTGCTATTGTCCACATTCAATTGTGCTCAGAGTCAAGGAAAAAGATAAGGGTTGGCCTTTCAGAGCTGTATCCATGTAGGAGTACAGAAAGGTGACAACCCAAAGGACAAAATGTGCTAGGAATACATAACCCACATAAACAGagaataaaaaagacaaataagcGGCAATGTGAGCACAGAAAAGATGTCAGActgacattaaaacatttattcatatttcgagtggcctctctctctctcatacacacacctCACATTTCTTGCATACAGGGTCAGGCAATAAACTGTTGACCAACTGTATAATGCATCAATGTCTGACTTGAAATGGTCAAAGAGATCAAGTCGGCTCTCTCTGGAAGAAAGAATAACCTGCTTTCTTCTGCAACCGTGTTGCCATTAACATTTGAAAAGGGCACACAGaaagaataaaacacacacacacacaaaaaagaagaaTGGATGCAAGCGAGGTCACAGCGGTGATTTAAGAGCCACATACACTTTCATGCTGCTAAAATTACATGGCAGAGGCTTTTTATTTTTGCACTATGATGTCAAATAGATGAGACATAAACAGACGCCCTCTAAAACCCCCTCACCTCGCCAAGGTAACCTGCTGAAATAATATAGTTATTAACACCCAACAAATCTGAGGTTCAGTGTTGTCCTGGGAAAttctgaatgcatgtgaatggaCAAAATGTAGAGTACGAATTTCACTGCATTAGATAAAACATCAAACCAAGTGGAATCTGCAAACATTTGATGCTAGAGGATTttccaattatttattaataattctgtttatttattacttGCTTGAAAAGTGTGCTGATATGAATATATGAACACATCATGatgtgatatatgatatgatttgATCTAACTGAATGGCATTTATGCAATTTAAAAATGCTGGGGTCAAAAAAGCATATAAGATAACAAGTAAtgcaataaatagtaaaataataagcTATTTATAGAACTAATGCTACCTTTGAAAATATCTCTTGTGATTATTTCTGATCTAGAAGTGTTTTATTGTGGTCTTGTGTCATAATTCAAAGCATTTGTTCTCTGACCACTGAGGTTCATTGTATGCACTTAACAAATCATCACAGTATAATTATGCTTTCCCTTTGCTTATGCAACATACGTTTTTGTCCTCTTCTTCCAGATATTCCCAGCAGGATAACTTGTCTGAGCAATTAAAGGAAACCCTGATAAAATTATAGAGCTTGATCCCAATCTCTGATCATAAAAATGAGTCTGTATACCCTCAGTTACAGTGCttgtaaaagaacaaaaaaaaaaaggaaaatattaattttgagTCTCTTCTGCCCTCCTGTGGTCAGACGCTGCGTTGGCTTTATTAACTTGATctgaaagaagtctttttttatatatataaaaagtcataaaaaatgtgtttaagaATACATATACCCTCCAGATTACCTATATCTATATTATCtataaaacagatgcaatattTAAAAGGTAGCATAAACAGTATTTTAGTACTGCACTCAATAATAAAGCCTACTGtttatcaataaaataataaaatatatatactaaacTATGTTTTATaacaacaacgaaaaaacatttaaattgctagtcattttcctacctaaaaataaataaaatagctattCTCTAAAAAATACAACTCTGATATTGTGCAGCTATTTTCCTTCCTACAATGTTATCAGATAGGAGCTTATATTTCTAAGATATCAAACCATCAATCAATAAACCAAAATCCTATCTCTGATGACCTTGCTGTTCCTTCCCCCAGAGCAGACTGATAAATGAGGTACAGATTGTAGAAGTTAAAAAATCAAATAGAAGTAATCAATGTATGCATCCAATTGTATTATAAGCCTCCACAGGAGAGCGGTGTAAATAAAGTAGTCTGTAAAGCTGACTTGACAGCTccacaaatctaaaaaaaaaaaaaaaaaagaaaagaaaaaaaaattcataccaACTATGAGAAATCCCTTCACATCTAAATCGCAATGGAAACGTAGACTGAAAAATGAAATAGGTTATGAAAGATGACATGTTCTGTGTGGATACTATCAAAGAAAGAAACTGAATATCAAATTTAGCCAATGCTTTTCTCCTCTGAAATTGTTTCCAAAAAATTGCACATGGCTCCATCACAATGCCGGAGAAAATGATGCCTTTAACAATGGCCTAcagtaaaaacatgttttcacaGATACCCCTCAAGTCACAAGAAGGACGTTTATATGGTGGAAAGGGCCTTAAAACTGCTATTCAATTTCAAAAAGCaagtagctatatatatatatatatatatatatatatatatatatatatatatatatatatatatatatatattttttttttttttgtttgtttttttttttttcagcggaaCCAACTACAGTTTTACTGATTCATATATCTGGATGTAAGCCAACATCAGacaacaaggatttgtttatatacattttctctTCTGTtcgagagaaagaaaaaaaaagtgtgagctCAAAAGAAGCGTTCATCATAAAACTTCATGGCAATTCTGTCTTTGAGTCAACAtgcttttaatcattatttagcattttaatgtTACCATACAcgtacaaatatattatatttaagccTATATAcataatactgtatatttataataaatatatgctttacagtttaaaattaacaaatacaacaaaacattgcaGGAATCTCTAGAAAATACTTACAGACGCTGAAATTGTTGATTGTTGCTTTCCcaccaaaatgatgtcacttcctggaggacGATGTCTTTTATTCATTAAAGGGATTTTGCACACTAGACTAGCTGTTAACTACAACAAAgactaaaacaatatttatttgaaacgtATGACAAGAGAAAGAATAATTACGAAATTTTGAATATTTCCTAGTGAtcagagcttttatttttattaacaccacaccacttttatttttacataacacCAGGAACAAGGCAAAGATaggtaaacattaaaataaaagaacattaaCTTTATTAACTAAACTGAAGATTACCCGGAAATCAATGTTCACATAATAtattcctaatatatatatatatatatatatatatatatatatatatatatatatatatatatatatatatatatatatatatatatatatatatatatatatatatatatatatatatatatatatatatatatattaggaatgACTCTTTTCTAAACccagataatataataaaatcaattcGTTTTCACCTAAATGGTTTACTGTGGTAACCAGTATTTTTTATCACCCAATATAAACCACGCCCCCGTAGATGACGCGTGTCCCCTCTGACTGGAGACGCTTGTGGTGGGCGTGGTTAGGTTCATCATGGCACCGCCCATTGCGGAAACTGCAAGTCAGCTGATAATGTTGGAAGAACGCACTAGTAAGAATGAACATAGGTAATCAGTTTTTgagtatttttctctttttcagcatTTGTTTAGGTGAGGACTACGATTTGGATGATAAAACTGGATTAGGACGATCGTTTGATGGCATTGGTGGTTTAAGCGGTGGCGGGGTGAGTGTTTTACTTTAGTCCGCTTCCTTTTTCAGAGTTTCTGTagggctcagtttacagaaaacgCTAACGTCTTCATAACAATAACACTCAATgtcttataaatgttttttttacaggcgACCTCGCGTTTGCTCGTCAATTATGCTGAACCATATAGGAGTCAGATTCTAGACTATCTGTTCAAGGTATGTTTGCTTAGAAAACAATCTGATCAGACTATGTTtatgtaattttgtgtatttacattATAGACTGTATACATGTCAATATGTATTTAACAGCCTAAATTTGGAGCCTCATTACAAATCCTGAAGGTTGAAATTGGAGGTGATGCTCAGACTACAGGTATAGAGcactttcacttttaaaactTATGTGGAGTGAATGTGTTATCCATATGACCTATTTAATGTAATGATTTACAGATGGAACTGAGCCATCACACATGCATTATGGAGATGATGCGAATTATTTTAGAGGATATGAATGGTGGCTAATGAAGGAAGCCAAGAAGAGAAATCCAAACATCACCCTcataggtaaataaataaaaaatctcaacCAAATGGATCAAACAGGGCAAACATCCAAAGTACTTAAAGTGTTCTTGTACTAATGCATTCAGTTCCAGACTGTTATTAGTAGTTTTCAACTTTAATCATTGATTTTCAAAAGGTCTACCATGGGCTTTTCCGGGATGGGTTGGAAATGGTGAAAACTGGCCATATAGTTTCCCTGATATTACTGCTTCTTATGTGGTGTCCTGGATTCTTGGGGCCAAGCAGTACCATGACTTGGACATTGATTATGTTGGGGTGAATGCATCTCATCAATTCCAATAAACTTTCAGTTTTTCTGTGGCCATATTCCTCATTAAAATAAACatctgattaatttttttaatttttttattgcacagatATGGAATGAAAGGAGTTTTAACTGTAAGTACATAAAGGTGAGTACTGTCAGAGTTTCatctttcataatattttttttaatttttattaaatactctTCATCTACCGTATTTGTATCCTGCCTCCACAAATTCTGTTGCACTTCTTAACATctgttaaattaataatactCTAGTGtataaaagtttgaggttggaaagttttatatatatatatacatatatatacttctGTTTGGCAAGAACACATTAAATGCTCAAACGGTgtagtaaagacttttatttcaagtaaatactgttctttttgactgttcttttaaactttttattcatcaaagaaaaaaaaaaacaatttccgCAAAACTATTTTGCAGCAAATccatttttaacactgataataataagacatgttccttgagcaccaaatcacaatattataatgatttttaaaggaccatgtgacagtgaagactgaacTGCTGATAAAATGTAGCtttaaacaggaataaattatatttataatttatttcaatttatttcaaaacagataacattaatttaaaattgaaataatatttcacattatctatgtgtatatgtttttttatgtgtattattttagttttattgttacattgtttttttattttttattttgcatttacatttgcatttttgaTACATAGACAGCATGTGAAACTTAAGTTTAGGTCTAAAATGGCCatgtatattttctttctctgcaATGTTTGCTAGCTTTTGCGATATACACTGGATAAAAGTGGTCTGGAGAGAGTTAAAATCATTGCAAGTGATAACCTATGGGAGCCGATTACCTCTGTTGTAATTGCTGACAAAGAGCTACAGGAGGCCGTTGAAATTTTAGGGTAaaattttttcaaatgtactgtacacattccttttttaaatatgcattcatgGGGAAAAATACACAGAATGACATGTAAATATGTTTAAAGTGTGGTGATGTGAGATCCTGAATGTTAGAATGGTTTGACTGACAGGGTTCATTATCCTGGCACCAACACTGTGCCTAAGGCCCTAAAGACTGGCAAGAAACTATGGTCTTCTGAAGACTACAGTACCTTTAATGACGATGTCGGCGGAGGCTGCTGGGCCCGAATTCTCAACCAGAACTACGTTAATGGGAAAATGACAGCGTATGACAACTCAGATTTGATCTAAATCATGTAGCATTTCCCAGTATATAAGGAGAAATATCACACATATAAACATTCAGACATATAAACGTGTATATTCAATGATGAGAAAAGCGGTTTGTGTTTGCTTTTAGGACCATATCTTGGAACCTTGTTTCTAGTTATTATGGGGACCTTCCCTTTGGAAGGGATGGACTAATGACTGCAAAAGAGCCATGGAGTGGAAATTATGTTGTCGAGTCCCCTATTTGGATCACAGGTAATGCATTTATATACACTCTATATATGCATAAGTATTATatgcataatataaataatgtgtgATGTAACAATCCAAGTATTTGATTCATAAAATTCTATAAGCCCACACTACCCAGTTTACGGAGCCTGGCTGGAAGTACCTGCAGACAGTGGGACACTTCACACATGGTGGAAGTTATGTTGCATTAACTGATGAAAGAGGAAATCTAACAATAATCACTGAAACTATGGTGAGAATTAGTATAAAGTTCACTACAATTCTAAAGTTAAGGGTCACaaaggtttacattttttaaatacatatttttgaaagaagtcacttatGCTTGGCAAGGCTGgtgagaacagcatttatttgaagtagaatcttgtctcttttgatcaatataatgtatccttgatgaataaaagcattaaagcatttcttt encodes the following:
- the galcb gene encoding galactocerebrosidase gives rise to the protein MNIGNQFLSIFLFFSICLGEDYDLDDKTGLGRSFDGIGGLSGGGATSRLLVNYAEPYRSQILDYLFKPKFGASLQILKVEIGGDAQTTDGTEPSHMHYGDDANYFRGYEWWLMKEAKKRNPNITLIGLPWAFPGWVGNGENWPYSFPDITASYVVSWILGAKQYHDLDIDYVGIWNERSFNCKYIKLLRYTLDKSGLERVKIIASDNLWEPITSVVIADKELQEAVEILGVHYPGTNTVPKALKTGKKLWSSEDYSTFNDDVGGGCWARILNQNYVNGKMTATISWNLVSSYYGDLPFGRDGLMTAKEPWSGNYVVESPIWITAHTTQFTEPGWKYLQTVGHFTHGGSYVALTDERGNLTIITETMTHDHSVCIRPPLPLYDVTAQNVTFHLKGTFASIGELQVWHSKFDFKTNKTVLFQNIKPIKVTEGSFSIELDVDEVYTFTTVRNGQRGSYPDPPPSAPFPKSYKDDFDVSGNPYFSEAPNFADQTGVFEYFTNLTDPGPHASTLRQVVTQRPVTWAADADQTISVIGDYQWKDLMVSCDIYMESVHTGGVFIAVRVNKGGGVVRSTRGVFLWVYADGTYKVTNDLNGMTVLAEGLSGTRARVWYTLTLTVKGNYASADLNGYPLWKNTVLWEPRHGWAAIGTSSFELAQFDNFAIEALT